One Bacteroidota bacterium genomic window carries:
- a CDS encoding sulfotransferase domain-containing protein, producing MGFKTTKLAISLRNKNVLYKAWLNFISLLQPVNGHHLKEFLLFVGYPRSGSSTLGSLLDAHPQIIVAHELNALNYLNRGFSRRQIFTLLIQNSIKYARSGRFSSGYPGLVPGQHNGKSACLKVLGDKKAGGTALALRLNDSLLHRLQDKVQLPLKCLHLVRNPFDMITTQAYGGNEKKAPLTAEGIQRAMRLCFEKFDTIQSLIQKKIHSVHTLRYEALLENPVSELSTILSWLEVDGDDAWLDACCRHLYQQPHRSRSKYNWTADEKEQVMRQIEKYPFLQGYTFEN from the coding sequence ATGGGGTTTAAAACTACAAAACTGGCAATTAGCCTGAGAAACAAGAATGTTTTGTACAAAGCATGGCTGAATTTTATCAGTTTGCTGCAGCCTGTGAATGGCCACCATCTAAAAGAATTTCTGCTTTTTGTGGGTTATCCACGCTCGGGCAGCAGCACCCTAGGCTCCCTGCTCGATGCCCACCCGCAGATAATCGTGGCCCATGAATTAAATGCATTAAACTATTTAAACAGGGGGTTCAGCCGGCGGCAAATCTTTACGCTTCTTATTCAAAATTCTATAAAATACGCTCGCAGCGGTCGCTTTAGCTCGGGCTATCCGGGATTGGTGCCCGGTCAACACAATGGGAAATCGGCCTGCCTGAAAGTGCTCGGTGATAAAAAAGCCGGTGGCACGGCACTGGCACTAAGACTAAATGATAGCTTGCTTCATCGTCTTCAGGACAAAGTACAGTTACCCCTTAAGTGCCTGCACCTGGTGCGCAACCCTTTCGACATGATTACAACCCAGGCTTATGGGGGAAATGAAAAAAAGGCCCCCCTCACAGCAGAAGGTATTCAGCGGGCCATGCGGCTTTGCTTCGAGAAATTCGATACTATTCAGAGTCTGATTCAGAAAAAAATCCATTCTGTGCATACTCTTCGGTACGAGGCCCTGCTGGAAAATCCTGTATCGGAATTGTCGACCATACTCTCCTGGCTCGAAGTGGATGGGGATGATGCCTGGCTCGATGCGTGCTGCCGGCATCTTTATCAGCAGCCCCACCGCAGCCGAAGTAAGTATAACTGGACTGCAGATGAAAAAGAACAGGTGATGCGGCAAATTGAAAAATATCCCTTCCTGCAGGGATATACATTTGAAAACTAA